The following proteins are encoded in a genomic region of Oncorhynchus kisutch isolate 150728-3 linkage group LG18, Okis_V2, whole genome shotgun sequence:
- the LOC109909884 gene encoding N-alpha-acetyltransferase 50 isoform X1: MKGSRIELGDVTPHNIKQLKRLNQVIFPVSYNDKFYKDVLEVGELAKLAYFNDIAVGAVCCRVDHSQNQKRLYIMTLGCLAPYRRLGIGTKMLNHVLNICEKDGTFDNIYLHVQISNESAIDFYQKFGFEIIETKKNYYKRIEPADAHVLQKSLRSPCAPPGGELQKAE; the protein is encoded by the exons ATGAAAGG TAGCCGGATCGAGCTGGGGGACGTTACGCCCCACAACATTAAACAGTTGAAACGCCTCAACCAGGTCATCTTCCCCGTCAGCTACAATGACAAGTTCTACAAGGACGTGCTCGAAGTGGGAGAGCTCGCCAAGCTAG CGTACTTCAATGACATTGCAGTGGGGGCAGTGTGCTGCAGAGTGGACCACTCGCAGAACCAGAAGAGACTGTACATCATGACACTGGGCTGCCTAGCGCCCTACCGCAGATTAGGCATAG GAACGAAGATGCTGAACCATGTGTTAAACATCTGTGAGAAGGATGGCACTTTTGACAACATTTACCT TCATGTGCAGATCAGCAACGAGTCTGCAATCGACTTCTACCAGAAGTTTGGCTTTGAGATCATTGAGACGAAAAAGAACTACTACAAGAGGATAGAACCGGCAGATGCCCACGTGCTTCAAAAGAGCCTGCGCAGCCCTTGTGCGCCCCCTGGGGGAGAGTTGCAGAAGGCAGAGTAG
- the LOC109909884 gene encoding N-alpha-acetyltransferase 50 isoform X2, translating to MKGRIELGDVTPHNIKQLKRLNQVIFPVSYNDKFYKDVLEVGELAKLAYFNDIAVGAVCCRVDHSQNQKRLYIMTLGCLAPYRRLGIGTKMLNHVLNICEKDGTFDNIYLHVQISNESAIDFYQKFGFEIIETKKNYYKRIEPADAHVLQKSLRSPCAPPGGELQKAE from the exons ATGAAAGG CCGGATCGAGCTGGGGGACGTTACGCCCCACAACATTAAACAGTTGAAACGCCTCAACCAGGTCATCTTCCCCGTCAGCTACAATGACAAGTTCTACAAGGACGTGCTCGAAGTGGGAGAGCTCGCCAAGCTAG CGTACTTCAATGACATTGCAGTGGGGGCAGTGTGCTGCAGAGTGGACCACTCGCAGAACCAGAAGAGACTGTACATCATGACACTGGGCTGCCTAGCGCCCTACCGCAGATTAGGCATAG GAACGAAGATGCTGAACCATGTGTTAAACATCTGTGAGAAGGATGGCACTTTTGACAACATTTACCT TCATGTGCAGATCAGCAACGAGTCTGCAATCGACTTCTACCAGAAGTTTGGCTTTGAGATCATTGAGACGAAAAAGAACTACTACAAGAGGATAGAACCGGCAGATGCCCACGTGCTTCAAAAGAGCCTGCGCAGCCCTTGTGCGCCCCCTGGGGGAGAGTTGCAGAAGGCAGAGTAG